GATGCTCTCGTGGTTTATGCGCAGCCACTCGCGCCAGAAGCCGTCCGTGACGAACTTGCCGTTGATGACGCCGATGGAGCCCGTCAGGGTCGCGGGCTGCGCCACAATGGTCGTCGATCCCATCGCGATGTAGTAGCCGCCCGAGGCCGCCACGTCGCTCATCGAGGCGACGACGGGAATTCCCGCGTTCCGAAGAAGCTGCGTTTCGCGCCAGACGATGTCCGAGGCGAGGCCCGAGCCCCCGGGGCTTTCGATGCGGAAGAGGACGCCCCGTATGGAACCGTCACTTCGGATGTCGCGGAAGGCTTCGGCTATGGTGTCGCTCCCCATGCGTTTCCCGAGGATGGGATCTTCCGAGTTCTCGCCCAAAACGATCACGCCCTCGGCTACGACAATGGCAATCTTTTCTTCTCCCCAGGCGCTGTGGCCCTTGAGGTACTTGTGGATTCCTATGATTTCAAGCTCGTCGCTTTCGGGGTCTTTGCCCTGCGCCTCCAGGACATGCGCCTCGAACTCGTCCTGATAGAGCAGGTCCGTGACGAGCCCTGCGTCCAGGGCGGGCCGGCCGAAGTAAGGCCCTTGGTCCACGAGCACGGCGGCGTCGGCCTCCTCGAAACCCCAGCGCGCGGCGATGACCCGCACCAGCTGTCCGTACAGATCATCGAGAACGGCCGTCGTGGCCTCCCGATGGGCCTCGCTCATGGTTTCGCGCATGAAGATATCGGCGGTGTTTTTGTATTCCTCGACCTGAATCAGCTCGGGGACGATGTTGAGCCAGTTGAGGAATCTCCTGTAAAACGGGACCTCCGTGCGGAAGCCGTCGAGCAGAAGGTATCCCTGCGGCGGCATGTAAATCTCGTCCGCCGCGAGCGCGAGGTAATACGTAGCGTCCGTCAACATCTCGCCGTAGGCGTAGACGGGCTTTTGCGTTTTGGCGCGGTAGGCCTCGAGGGCCGAGCGGATTTCCTGCACTTTGCCGAGGCCGATGTCCGGAAAGCCCACGTCGAGAATGACGCCCGCAATGCGCTCGTCCTCCGATGCCTTCTCGAGGGCGTCGAGCACCTCGCGGACGCTCAGGGGCCTCTTGCCGAGAAGCCATGCCAGCGAATCGTCCGGAACTTCTTCGGGAAGCTCGCCCTCGAGCGAGAAGAAAAGAAAACTTTCCTCCTTGACGGGAGTCTCAATCGTCAGGTAGAGCACGGCACCCAGGACGGCAACGCCCAGAGCCAACACGAGCACCAAAACCGCGAGCACAAGCCATGTGCCTTTCCTTGCCATGGGAGACCTCCTGTTTGGGTCAGAATTTCGATGGTTTCATTCGCCAGCCTGCCCGGCCAAGGCCTGCCCCTCCAAGGCCCGGAGCGGCCCGGCCAGGGAGGACGAATCCGTCCTTTACGCGAATCCGCCGAGGACGGCCTCGTCTCCTATCGGGAAAGTATATTCCAATTCGGGCCCAAAGGAAAGCAGGCCGCTTTCCCGGCGTGCCAGGCTACAGCACGGCCTTTGCCGGGACGAGCGAGCTTTCGCCTCCGCGAAGCGCTCTCGCCTTCGCGAAGCGCTTCGGCGGAGCGAGGCTGCCTTGACGAGTCTTGGCGTGGGGACCGTGGAGATTTACGGTATAATGAGCAAGGGAGAGAAGACGGCGGGCCCGTAGCTCAACGGCAGAGCCATCGGCTCATAACCGATAGGTTCCTGGTTCGAATCCAGGCGGGCCCATGCCCTCCCTAAGGGCAGGTGGGGGCTGCTTCCCGGTAAGTAAGGGTGCCGCTGACGTCGAATGTGATGGTCACGTCGTCCGCAATGCAGTTCTCCGCATACGCGCTGTCGCAATCGAAGGGAAGCAGGCGGTTGCGGTATCGGGCGGGAGAAGGAGGGCTGTCGAGCGGGCATTTGTAGTCAAGGTCGCTCAACTTGGGACTCCCAAAGGGAATCGCGTATCCGCTGAAGGGAGGCTGGGAGAGGGGGCGGACGCCGTTGTCACGGCATTTTTCCCAGCTCGTGTCGTGCGGGGCGCCGTTGCAGCAAGGCGCGGGGCCCACAAAGCAACGGCCACTGAGGATGTCGGCGGACGTGAGGCTGCTGCAGGTCTCTGCCGCCATGTCCTTCTGTGCGTCGCTTCCTCCCCCTCCTACAATTATATTGTCAGCATGGCTTACCCCGGTACAGTGCCACTCGGGAATCAATTCATCTGTGAGGCCGTCCCCGTCGTCGTCAATACCGTTGGCACAATCGAACTCGTCTATGAAGGTGTCACCATCGTCGTCAGTATCGTTGGTGCAATCGATGTCGGCACAATCATCGCACCCTTCATCTACGAGGCCGTCCGAGTCGTCGTCAAAACCGTTGGTACAATCGAACTCGTCTATGAAGGTGTCACCATCGTCGTCAATATCATTGGTACAATCGATGTCGGCGCAATCACCGCAAACAACGCAGGGAAGGTCGACCACGCGCGCGCAGAAGGGAAACTCTCTCAGCTCGTCCTCCATGCCCCACACCCAGGGAGGGCAGTCTGCGTAGTCACACGTATGCCGGGTCGTGCCGTCGATTAGATTGAAGAAACCGCAGCTCTCACACCCGCTTGCTGGGGATGGGCCAAAAGTGCGCGTCAGATAATACGGGTTGCAGTAGGGGAAGAGGTCGTAGAAACGAAGCTCATACACCCAGTTGGGTCCGCAGCTCGTCGGAGAGGTGTTTGCAAAGGGGCAAAAGTTGCGCTGGACTGGGCCGCCCGGGCAGTTTGGGCCGCCTGGATTGATGTAGGTCGGGCACCAGTTGAGGCACTGCCGGGTGGCCGTTCGATCCGGATCCCGGTCCGTGAAGGTGAAAGTGCCCGAAACGCTGTCTCCGATGAACGTCAGATCTAGCCCCACCTGGATTCGCTCGGTCCATCCGCCCGTTAAATTCCCGCCAGGACAGAAATTGCCGCTCTGCTGGTTCGAGGCAAACCATGGGAACAGGGGGGCGCCGGATAAGAAGGCATCATATCCCGTGACTCCGGTACTCTGCGTCGCCTCTTTTTGGAACCAGAACTCCTTGTGGGGCTTTCCCTTCAGGTCCCCCTTGACCATGAAGCGGTCTGCCCCGATATTATGCGGATCGATCATATTCGAAAAGCAGGGGGTTTCCACCGTGGGAGGGGGGGGAGCGCCCTGGCTGGTCCAGCAGTCCTCGTATTCGGCACTCTCGTCCGCTTTCCTCGCAAGAAGGGTGTTGTAATCCTTCTCGGCGGGATAGAGGTCGGCGCTCGTTTTATCGATGACCGTCACGATAAACTCATCGCCGATTTCGCAGAGTTTGAATTCCAGAACCAACTCACCTGCCATGTCGGAACGCAGGATGCATCCATCGTAGATGGCCGGGGTTACCTTGGTTTTGGCAAGACATCCCCCCGTGCGCCGAAAGTCGGTTGTCCCGTATGGTGAGATGCGCAGCCGGACGTCGTAGTGGCGTCCGGAAAAGCAGCCCGCTCCCTCGCAGATGCTGGGGGGTATAGTCACTCCGCCGGAGCCTCCGGAGTGGCAGCGAATGAGAGTCACGGCTCCCGCCGCGAGCAAGAGAGCCCACAGAAGGCAGTAGCGCGGCCAAGCCATCATTCGCTCACCTCAGTCCTGCCGGAGGCAACACGGACAACTTCGAAGTGCCTCGTGGAAGGAAAGTCATACGGAGAAAAGCCTACTCTTCCTCGACTTCCCCGCCGGCGCCGGGAACGGTTTCAGTTTCTTCCTCAGCTTCCTCGCCGGCGCCGGGGGCGGCTTCGGTGCTGGAAGGCGGCCGGCCGCTCGCGTACTGCTGGGCGTTGTATTGGTTGACCATCTCGGCGTAGCCATCCCACTCTTTTTGGTAGTTCTCGCGCATCTCCTCGATTTCCTTCTCCATGCGTTTCTGGAACGCGAGATTGGTTCTTCGGGAATTCGCCTCCTCCACTTTGGTGTTGATGGAGTCCACCATTTTTCGGAGCTCTTCCTCCCGGCTCAGGAGGTCCGATTTCTTGTATGCTGTGGACGCTTTTTCTTCTTCCTCTTCGCCTTCTTCGGCTTCCCAGGGCACAGGATTTTCGCTTGCGTTGATGCGAATGTTGCGGTACTTCCGGAGCTCGTAGTTGTCGACCGTCCGCGCCGCGGGGGAGGCCGCGCTTTCCTCGCGCGGGGGCTGGGACGGCGTTGGTTCTCCCTCGGGCTTTTCGGACCGTGCGCTCCGGTCCACCACCACGACATCCGGGGCGTTGGCCTCCTCGGTGCGGCGCACGTCGACATGCTCGGCCGCAACGCTCACCAACTGGGCGTCGCTCGTGCGCATAATGGCAACCCCATTCTCCACGCGGAAGGGCTCCTCGGCCATGATGGCCGAGCCGTCCTTGAGGATTACCACGTAATCCGCCCGCGCGGCCCCGCTCGTGAGAAACACCGTTGCCGCCATTGCCAACCAAACCTTGGTGGATACGTTCATAGCAATCTCCCTTTGTCTTATGCCCCCGTCGAAGCCCCGGCCGGTCTCGACCTGTCGGGGCAAGCCGGGCGTTCTCCGCTCGTCCTAAAGGCTATAGCATAGCCTGTCCCGGGCCGAAAGTCAATAACAAAAGCGAGGCCGCACACGGACCTCGCCCCTGTCCCACAACCGCCTCCTTCCCTAATAGTCGCAGCTGAGCTCCTGCCACGAGAGCACGGTAATTTCGGGCCCCGCGCCCGGCCACTTCATTCCTTTCACCTTCTTGAGCTTGGCTGCATCTCCAAACTTGGTGCTGCTTACCGCCATGATGGGCGACGTGGGGCCTGCGGTCAGGGTTTGGAACCCGATCCCGATCTCGATGGCTTGTGCCACGGTCGCGCCGGTCGGGTCGTTGCAATTCTCAAAATTGTTCACATGTTGAAAATCCACGACGATGGCAAACGACGTGCCCACACAGGGGCCCGTGTCAGGAATTTCAATCGGGTCGTAGACCGAAAAGATGGCCGTGCCGCTTGTCCGCCCGGCTCCCCCCAGGGAAGCCTCCCGCTGGATAACGAGAAGCGGCGAGCCAGTGACGCGCGCCGATGGCGAAAGGGTACCCGTGATCGTGGGGGCAGGATCCAGTTCATCTATGAGGCCGTCCCCGTCGTCGTCAAGGCCGTTGTCACAATCGGCTTCCCCGCATATCAGCACCTCGCCTACAATGGCGATGTTGTCGAGGCGCACCACCCAGGCCTGACAGATGCCGTGCGATGTAGAACCTTTGGTCAGCGCGGGGTCGACGAGGTTCTCGTCCGTGACGAGAAGCACCAGGTGGGGCGCGAACTGCTCTCCGGCGACGTTCGAGTGCGTTTCCCCCCAGCCGCCCGTGGAGAACGCGACCACGTAGCGATTCGCCGAAAGGTGCCCGATGGCGGGCGTGTAGTGTATGGGCTGCGCGCCGATGGCGGTCATATTCGCGGGGTCTAACCCGTCGGTGTCGGTCCACAGGCCCTTCGTCGCACCTGGTGTGGTGCTTACCGGCACATCGCCGGGAGAGCCGATATCATCCGGGGGCG
The DNA window shown above is from Acidobacteriota bacterium and carries:
- the sppA gene encoding signal peptide peptidase SppA, translating into MARKGTWLVLAVLVLVLALGVAVLGAVLYLTIETPVKEESFLFFSLEGELPEEVPDDSLAWLLGKRPLSVREVLDALEKASEDERIAGVILDVGFPDIGLGKVQEIRSALEAYRAKTQKPVYAYGEMLTDATYYLALAADEIYMPPQGYLLLDGFRTEVPFYRRFLNWLNIVPELIQVEEYKNTADIFMRETMSEAHREATTAVLDDLYGQLVRVIAARWGFEEADAAVLVDQGPYFGRPALDAGLVTDLLYQDEFEAHVLEAQGKDPESDELEIIGIHKYLKGHSAWGEEKIAIVVAEGVIVLGENSEDPILGKRMGSDTIAEAFRDIRSDGSIRGVLFRIESPGGSGLASDIVWRETQLLRNAGIPVVASMSDVAASGGYYIAMGSTTIVAQPATLTGSIGVINGKFVTDGFWREWLRINHESIQRGENANLFSSLTRFSEAQAEKMHKDTWDFYWQFADKVAQGRGMTRDEVDAVARGRVWSGERAFRNGLVDALGGYDEALALLRKEANLADDVELRHLIYPKGKSFLERLAELVAPRPQLTLEDLTDPDRMIPYLREPTLLLAPVAEIR